The Terracoccus luteus genome includes a region encoding these proteins:
- a CDS encoding DNA-formamidopyrimidine glycosylase family protein: MPEGDTVWRTATRLHQALAGKLIVASDLRWPDIATADLTDRTTIEVVSRGKHVLHRIEGGLTLHSHLRMEGQWRIEATPSLAPRWRRNPNLRALVSATDWTALGMRLGMLDLVPTDREGDLVGHLGPDVLGPDWDAEAAIDNLLRADLPVGEALLDQRNLAGVGTMWCAETLFLERVPPWTPTTELGRERLQRIVARAHRLIDNGKNNAVQTSTGSYRLDEAHYVHARSGRPCRRCGTTVRVAPIGQEPRTRTMFYCPRCQGGLGPTDDGRTQRPLGSEGSSKRSPRAL, translated from the coding sequence GTGCCCGAGGGCGACACCGTGTGGCGAACCGCCACCCGACTGCACCAGGCGCTCGCCGGCAAGCTCATCGTCGCCAGCGACCTGCGCTGGCCCGACATCGCCACCGCCGACCTCACCGACCGCACGACCATCGAGGTCGTCAGCCGCGGCAAGCACGTGCTGCACCGCATCGAGGGCGGCCTGACCCTGCACTCCCACCTGCGCATGGAGGGCCAGTGGCGCATCGAGGCCACCCCGTCGCTCGCGCCCCGGTGGCGGCGCAACCCGAACCTGCGCGCGCTCGTCTCGGCCACCGACTGGACCGCGCTGGGCATGCGCCTCGGCATGCTCGACCTCGTCCCGACCGACCGCGAGGGTGACCTGGTCGGCCACCTCGGTCCCGACGTCCTCGGGCCGGACTGGGACGCGGAGGCCGCCATCGACAACCTGCTGCGCGCCGACCTCCCCGTCGGCGAGGCCCTGCTCGACCAGCGCAACCTCGCGGGCGTCGGCACGATGTGGTGCGCCGAGACGCTCTTCCTCGAGCGTGTCCCGCCGTGGACCCCGACGACCGAGCTGGGCCGAGAACGGCTGCAGCGCATCGTCGCCCGGGCCCACCGGCTCATCGACAACGGCAAGAACAACGCCGTGCAGACGAGCACCGGCAGCTACCGGCTCGACGAGGCGCACTACGTCCACGCCCGCAGCGGCCGCCCGTGCCGTCGCTGCGGCACCACCGTGCGCGTCGCCCCGATCGGCCAGGAGCCGCGCACCCGCACGATGTTCTACTGCCCCCGCTGCCAGGGCGGCCTCGGCCCCACCGACGACGGCCGCACCCAGCGTCCGCTCGGGTCGGAGGGCAGCTCGAAGCGCTCGCCCCGCGCCCTCTGA
- a CDS encoding GNAT family N-acetyltransferase, giving the protein MAADLRIRPANEVPFDDLQEVFGERGPAHRCQCQRFKLARGESFGRMPREERVHRLRQQTACGDPDAPETSGLVAHLDGSPVGWCAVEPRPAYGGLVRNSSRAVWVGRDEDRLDDGVWAVTCAFVRRGFRREGVSTALVAAAVDFARDRGARALEGYPMTSTDALLEELHPGLLGSYLSAGFREVLRPSVRRVVVRIDF; this is encoded by the coding sequence GTGGCGGCTGACCTGCGCATCCGGCCTGCCAACGAAGTCCCCTTCGACGATCTGCAGGAGGTCTTCGGCGAGCGTGGTCCCGCGCACCGCTGCCAGTGCCAGCGCTTCAAGCTGGCCCGGGGGGAGTCGTTCGGCCGGATGCCGCGTGAGGAGCGGGTGCACCGGTTGCGTCAGCAGACGGCATGCGGTGACCCCGACGCACCGGAGACGAGCGGGCTCGTCGCCCATCTCGACGGCTCTCCGGTCGGGTGGTGCGCGGTGGAGCCCCGCCCGGCGTACGGCGGCCTCGTCCGCAACAGCAGCCGCGCCGTCTGGGTCGGCCGTGACGAGGACCGTCTCGACGACGGCGTCTGGGCCGTCACCTGCGCCTTCGTCCGGCGGGGCTTCCGCCGTGAGGGTGTCTCCACCGCGCTCGTCGCCGCTGCGGTCGACTTCGCCCGGGACCGAGGGGCGCGGGCGCTCGAGGGGTACCCCATGACGAGCACCGACGCGCTCCTCGAGGAGCTGCACCCCGGTCTGCTCGGCAGCTACCTGTCGGCCGGGTTCCGTGAGGTGCTGCGGCCGAGCGTCCGCCGTGTCGTGGTGCGCATCGACTTCTGA
- a CDS encoding DEAD/DEAH box helicase produces the protein MATKDGTAGTGGTGGRGADGARGPVDVLERFSPATAEWFRNSFALPTAAQAGAWDAISSGHHCVVVAPTGSGKTLSAFLWAIDRMASRPVPEKAIERCRVLYISPMKALAVDVERNLRAPLVGIGHAAERLGVTPPDITVSVRSGDTPAADRRTFARTPSDVLITTPESLFLMLTSAVREALQGVETVIIDEVHAVAGTKRGAHLALSLDRLDALLPQPAQRVGLSATVRPVEEVARYLAGGRPVDIVQPVSTKEWDLEVVVPVPDMAELSGAAEVSPGVPDLSGPAAGQAPQASIWPHVEQRIVDLITEHSSTLVFANSRRLAERLTSRLNEIWEERLAESEAAEAAEAAAGEESPDGTPPGEGATRHPDAGGSAPARTVTRAPAQVMAQAGVATGAAPVLARAHHGSVSKEHRSAIEEDLKAGRLPAVVATSSLELGIDMGAIDLVIQVESPPSVASGLQRVGRAGHQVGAVSEGVLFPKFRGDLVQTAVVVERMRAGAIESLRIPANPVDVLAQHIVAMCAMDEWSVADLEALVRRSASFAALPHTVLEATLDMLAGRYPSDEFAELRPRIVWDRVTDVLSGRRGAQRLAVTSGGTIPDRGLYGVFLASGDGPGRRVGELDEEMVYESRVGDVFTLGTSSWRIEDITHDRVLVTPAPGQAGKLPFWKGDQQGRPAELGRAVGAFIREIVGLTPERARDRVRTAGLDEWAADNLLGYLNEQREATSHVPDDRTIVVERFRDEIGDWRVAVLSPFGGQVHAPWALCVAARMRERFGIDVQAMHGDDGIVFRLPDLEFDDDGFGGDDGEGDGDGVRTHRRMGNSAIGRQLVELVTLEPDEVHALVTQEIGGSALFAARFRECAARALLLPRRRPDRRQPLWQQRQRAAQLLEVASQYPSFPIVLEAVRECVQDVFDVPGLIELMTDVRSRAITVLDVESSSPSPFAKSLVFGYVAQYLYEGDSPLAERRAAALALDPSLLSELLGQGEALALRDLLDPEAVARTEAELQRLTPERGARDADDVSDLLRVLGPLSLADIVARAAEGFAPADVEAALAALESSRRVIGVRVGGEQRWAAIEDAARLRDALGTALPVGVPQAFLEPVPDPLGDLVARFARTHGPFTVATVARWWGVGPAVVHDALRRLVSAGRAVEGELLPTENGGGHGPEFCDAEVLRLLRRRSLAALRHEVEPVDRTALARFVPQWQGVGGNQRGRDGLLRAVEQLTGAIVPASSLETLVLPARVGDYRPGLLDEVMSAGEVVWRGHGSLPGDDGWVSLHLADQAHLTLLPPESSDLTDAEDAVLDALAGGGAWFFRPLAQRVGLGDPEVLDALWSVAWSGRVTNDTMAPLRALLAGGRTAHKRTVTAPRSARYSGRRGSLGRFGLLRGALAATSPEQVVDAEAKAQAAASGAGRAAGSGPSSGVGRWTLLPTAETDPTVRAVTTAELLLDRYGVLTRGSVVAEEVTGGFAAVYRVLAAAEEAGKVRRGYFVESLGASQFATTGAVDRLRSLSRLPGGADGGGSRRVDPDEGDEWATPAVAAPAAAGRGGRRGDDRSGPPALVLAASDPANPYGAALGWPERPVTDAADGEADTSSNGDAPAKATSRRKGHQPGRKAGALVVLVDGELVLYVERGGKTMLCWSDDEAQLQPAADALALAVREGALGRLTVEKADGAAVLGSDHPLVAALSSAGFHMTPRGLRLRR, from the coding sequence ATGGCAACCAAGGACGGCACGGCCGGCACCGGAGGCACGGGCGGTCGCGGGGCGGACGGCGCCCGCGGCCCCGTCGACGTGCTCGAGCGCTTCTCGCCGGCGACCGCCGAGTGGTTCCGCAACAGCTTCGCGCTGCCGACCGCGGCGCAGGCCGGTGCGTGGGACGCCATCAGCTCGGGCCACCACTGCGTCGTCGTCGCGCCGACCGGCTCGGGCAAGACGCTCTCCGCCTTCCTCTGGGCCATCGACCGCATGGCCAGCCGACCGGTGCCCGAGAAGGCGATCGAGCGGTGCCGGGTGCTCTACATCTCGCCGATGAAGGCGCTCGCCGTCGACGTCGAGCGCAACCTCCGCGCCCCCCTCGTCGGCATCGGCCACGCCGCCGAGCGCCTCGGGGTCACCCCGCCCGACATCACCGTCAGCGTGCGCTCGGGCGACACGCCCGCGGCCGACCGCCGCACCTTCGCCCGCACCCCCTCCGACGTGCTCATCACGACGCCGGAGTCGCTCTTCCTCATGCTCACCTCGGCCGTGCGCGAGGCCCTCCAGGGCGTCGAGACCGTCATCATCGACGAGGTCCACGCCGTCGCCGGCACGAAGCGCGGTGCCCACCTCGCCCTCAGCCTCGACCGCCTCGACGCCCTGCTGCCCCAGCCCGCCCAGCGCGTGGGGCTCTCGGCCACCGTGCGACCCGTCGAGGAGGTCGCCCGCTACCTCGCCGGCGGTCGCCCGGTCGACATCGTGCAGCCGGTCTCGACGAAGGAGTGGGACCTCGAGGTCGTCGTGCCCGTGCCCGACATGGCCGAGCTGAGCGGCGCGGCCGAGGTCTCGCCGGGCGTACCCGACCTCAGCGGCCCGGCCGCGGGCCAGGCGCCGCAGGCCTCGATCTGGCCCCACGTCGAGCAGCGGATCGTCGACCTCATCACCGAGCACAGCTCGACGCTCGTCTTCGCCAACTCGCGCCGGCTGGCCGAGCGGCTCACCTCACGTCTCAACGAGATCTGGGAGGAGCGGCTGGCCGAGTCCGAGGCCGCCGAGGCCGCCGAGGCCGCCGCGGGGGAGGAGTCGCCCGACGGCACCCCACCCGGGGAGGGCGCCACCCGGCATCCGGATGCCGGTGGGTCGGCCCCCGCCCGCACCGTGACCCGGGCGCCCGCCCAGGTGATGGCCCAGGCGGGCGTCGCCACGGGCGCGGCGCCGGTGCTGGCGCGCGCGCACCACGGCTCGGTGAGCAAGGAGCACCGGTCGGCCATCGAGGAGGACCTCAAGGCGGGGCGTCTGCCGGCGGTCGTGGCCACGAGCAGCCTCGAGCTGGGCATCGACATGGGCGCCATCGACCTCGTCATCCAGGTCGAGAGCCCGCCGAGCGTGGCGAGCGGCCTGCAGCGCGTCGGGCGCGCCGGGCACCAGGTCGGCGCGGTGAGCGAGGGGGTGCTGTTCCCGAAGTTCCGCGGCGACCTCGTGCAGACGGCCGTCGTCGTCGAGCGCATGCGGGCGGGGGCGATCGAGAGCCTGCGCATCCCGGCGAACCCGGTCGACGTCCTGGCCCAGCACATCGTAGCGATGTGCGCGATGGACGAGTGGTCGGTGGCCGACCTCGAGGCGCTGGTGCGGCGCTCGGCGAGCTTCGCCGCCCTGCCGCACACGGTGCTCGAGGCGACGCTCGACATGCTCGCGGGTCGCTATCCCAGCGACGAGTTCGCCGAGCTGCGTCCGCGCATCGTCTGGGACCGTGTCACCGACGTGCTGTCGGGCCGGCGCGGCGCCCAGCGACTGGCGGTGACGAGCGGTGGCACCATCCCCGACCGCGGTCTCTACGGCGTGTTCCTCGCCTCGGGGGACGGGCCGGGGCGACGCGTCGGCGAGCTCGACGAGGAGATGGTCTACGAGTCGCGGGTCGGTGACGTCTTCACCCTCGGCACGTCGTCGTGGCGCATCGAGGACATCACGCACGACCGGGTGCTCGTCACACCGGCGCCGGGGCAGGCCGGCAAGCTGCCGTTCTGGAAGGGCGACCAGCAGGGTCGCCCGGCCGAGCTGGGGCGGGCCGTGGGGGCCTTCATCCGTGAGATCGTCGGGCTCACCCCCGAGCGGGCCCGCGACCGGGTGCGCACCGCGGGCCTCGACGAGTGGGCGGCCGACAACCTGCTCGGCTACCTCAACGAGCAGCGCGAGGCGACGAGCCACGTCCCCGACGACCGCACCATCGTCGTCGAGCGCTTCCGCGACGAGATCGGTGACTGGCGCGTCGCCGTGCTCTCACCGTTCGGCGGCCAGGTCCACGCACCGTGGGCGCTGTGCGTCGCCGCGCGCATGCGTGAGCGGTTCGGCATCGACGTCCAGGCCATGCACGGTGACGACGGGATCGTCTTCCGCCTGCCCGACCTCGAGTTCGACGACGACGGCTTCGGCGGTGACGACGGCGAGGGCGACGGCGACGGCGTCCGCACGCACCGCCGTATGGGCAACAGCGCCATCGGGCGCCAGCTCGTCGAGCTCGTCACCCTCGAACCCGACGAGGTGCACGCCCTCGTCACGCAGGAGATCGGCGGCTCGGCCCTCTTCGCCGCCCGCTTCCGCGAGTGCGCGGCGCGGGCGCTGCTGCTGCCGCGTCGACGCCCCGACCGCCGTCAGCCCCTGTGGCAGCAGCGACAGCGGGCCGCCCAGCTGCTCGAGGTGGCGAGCCAGTACCCGTCGTTCCCGATCGTGCTCGAGGCCGTGCGCGAGTGCGTCCAGGACGTCTTCGACGTGCCGGGGCTCATCGAGCTCATGACCGACGTCCGGTCGCGGGCCATCACCGTGCTCGACGTCGAGAGCTCGTCACCCTCCCCGTTCGCCAAGTCGCTCGTGTTCGGCTACGTCGCCCAGTACCTCTACGAGGGCGACTCGCCGCTGGCCGAGCGCCGGGCGGCGGCCCTCGCGCTCGACCCGTCGCTGCTGTCCGAGCTGCTGGGCCAGGGGGAGGCGCTGGCCCTGCGCGACCTGCTCGACCCCGAGGCGGTCGCCCGCACCGAGGCCGAGCTGCAGCGGCTGACGCCCGAGCGCGGCGCCCGCGACGCCGACGACGTCAGCGACCTGCTGCGCGTGCTCGGCCCGTTGTCGCTCGCCGACATCGTCGCCCGCGCGGCGGAGGGGTTCGCCCCCGCCGACGTCGAGGCGGCGCTGGCCGCGCTCGAGTCGTCACGGCGCGTCATCGGCGTCCGCGTCGGTGGCGAGCAGCGCTGGGCCGCCATTGAGGATGCCGCCCGGCTGCGTGACGCGCTCGGCACCGCCCTGCCCGTCGGGGTGCCGCAGGCGTTCCTCGAGCCGGTGCCCGACCCGCTGGGCGACCTCGTCGCACGCTTCGCCCGCACCCACGGCCCGTTCACCGTCGCCACCGTCGCGCGGTGGTGGGGCGTCGGCCCGGCGGTCGTGCACGACGCGCTGCGCCGGCTCGTCTCGGCCGGGCGGGCCGTCGAGGGTGAGCTGCTCCCGACCGAGAACGGCGGCGGCCACGGTCCCGAGTTCTGCGACGCCGAGGTGCTGCGGCTGCTGCGGCGGCGTTCGCTCGCGGCGCTGCGGCACGAGGTGGAGCCGGTCGACCGCACGGCGCTGGCGCGGTTCGTGCCGCAGTGGCAGGGGGTCGGCGGCAACCAGCGCGGCCGCGACGGCCTGCTGCGGGCCGTCGAGCAGCTCACCGGTGCCATCGTGCCGGCGAGCTCGCTCGAGACGCTCGTGCTGCCCGCCCGGGTCGGTGACTACCGCCCGGGCCTGCTCGACGAGGTGATGAGCGCCGGCGAGGTCGTCTGGCGCGGTCACGGTTCGCTGCCCGGTGACGACGGGTGGGTCAGCCTTCACCTCGCCGACCAGGCCCATCTGACCCTCCTGCCGCCCGAGTCGAGCGACCTCACCGACGCCGAGGACGCCGTGCTCGACGCCCTCGCTGGCGGCGGCGCCTGGTTCTTCCGTCCGCTGGCGCAGCGGGTCGGGCTCGGTGACCCGGAGGTGCTCGACGCCCTGTGGTCCGTCGCCTGGAGCGGTCGGGTCACCAACGACACGATGGCCCCGTTGCGGGCCCTGCTCGCCGGGGGACGCACGGCGCACAAGCGCACGGTGACGGCGCCGCGGTCGGCACGGTACTCCGGGCGGCGCGGCTCGCTCGGGCGCTTCGGGTTGCTGCGCGGCGCGTTGGCCGCCACCAGCCCCGAGCAGGTCGTCGACGCGGAGGCCAAGGCGCAGGCGGCGGCGTCGGGGGCCGGCCGCGCGGCCGGGTCGGGCCCCTCATCCGGGGTCGGCCGCTGGACGTTGCTGCCGACCGCCGAGACCGACCCCACGGTGCGCGCGGTGACGACGGCCGAGCTGCTGCTCGATCGCTACGGCGTGCTGACCCGGGGGTCGGTCGTGGCCGAGGAGGTCACGGGTGGCTTCGCGGCCGTCTACCGCGTGCTCGCCGCCGCCGAGGAGGCCGGCAAGGTGCGTCGCGGGTACTTCGTCGAGAGCCTCGGGGCGTCACAGTTCGCGACGACCGGTGCCGTCGACCGGCTGCGCTCGCTCTCCCGACTGCCCGGTGGCGCAGACGGCGGTGGCTCCCGTCGCGTCGACCCCGACGAGGGCGACGAGTGGGCGACGCCCGCCGTCGCGGCCCCGGCTGCGGCCGGTCGTGGGGGGCGGCGCGGTGACGACCGCAGCGGACCGCCCGCCCTCGTGCTGGCGGCCAGCGACCCGGCCAACCCCTACGGCGCGGCCCTCGGCTGGCCCGAGCGACCCGTCACCGACGCGGCGGACGGCGAGGCCGACACGTCCTCGAACGGCGACGCCCCGGCCAAGGCGACCTCACGACGCAAGGGCCACCAGCCGGGCCGCAAGGCCGGGGCCCTGGTCGTGCTCGTCGACGGCGAGCTCGTCCTCTACGTCGAGCGTGGCGGCAAGACGATGCTCTGCTGGTCCGACGACGAGGCGCAGCTGCAGCCGGCCGCCGACGCCCTGGCGCTCGCGGTGCGCGAGGGGGCGCTGGGCCGGCTGACGGTCGAGAAGGCCGACGGTGCAGCGGTCCTCGGGTCCGACCACCCGCTCGTCGCCGCCCTGTCGAGCGCCGGGTTCCACATGACCCCCCGCGGCCTCCGCCTCCGCCGCTGA
- a CDS encoding AGE family epimerase/isomerase — protein MSADVTAVDTPWVQRATHRQWAVDRFGRMLDFVVASAAPGGGFEYLGGDRRPLPGRAPTLLLTARMAHAASLGSVLGLPGSEALLRHALDSLAGPFRDAEHGGWFGTLATDAATDAAAGDGGEGRGRKAAYEHVHVVLAASSALAAGVPGARELLDEALDVVGTRFWVEADGALSESFAADWSDPEPYRGANANMHGVEAFLAAGDALGDDRWHERALRVCERLVDRHAREHGWLLPEHFDERWVEQPDHNVDDPDHPFRPYGATYGHSLEWARLLCALHASPRVETPGWVLDSAAALTRTALSAWGVDGREGLVYTVDWQRRPVSTVRLHWPVCEGIQATAALRALTGDDEWERWYRRLWDHAARFFVAPDGSWVNELDENGDEGFAVWPGRPDVYHGAGAYLAPLLPVWPFMTVAAAEGALTRDQSATHLAGEVGRPVR, from the coding sequence GTGAGCGCCGACGTGACTGCCGTCGACACACCGTGGGTGCAACGGGCGACGCACCGGCAGTGGGCGGTCGACCGGTTCGGGCGCATGCTCGACTTCGTCGTCGCGAGCGCCGCCCCCGGTGGGGGCTTCGAGTACCTCGGGGGGGACCGGCGCCCGCTGCCGGGGCGTGCGCCGACCCTGCTGCTGACGGCCCGCATGGCGCACGCCGCCTCGCTCGGCAGCGTGCTCGGCCTGCCCGGGTCGGAGGCGCTGCTGCGGCACGCCCTCGACTCGCTGGCCGGTCCGTTCCGCGACGCCGAGCACGGCGGCTGGTTCGGCACGCTGGCGACGGATGCGGCGACGGATGCGGCGGCGGGCGACGGAGGCGAGGGCCGTGGGCGCAAGGCGGCCTACGAGCACGTCCACGTCGTCCTCGCCGCGTCGTCCGCGCTGGCGGCCGGGGTGCCGGGCGCGCGCGAGCTGCTCGACGAGGCGCTCGACGTGGTCGGGACCCGGTTCTGGGTCGAGGCCGACGGCGCGCTGTCCGAGTCGTTCGCGGCCGACTGGAGCGACCCCGAGCCCTACCGCGGCGCCAACGCGAACATGCACGGGGTCGAGGCGTTCCTCGCCGCCGGAGACGCCCTCGGCGACGACAGGTGGCACGAGCGGGCGCTGCGCGTCTGCGAGCGGCTCGTGGACCGCCATGCGCGCGAGCACGGCTGGCTGCTCCCGGAGCACTTCGACGAGCGGTGGGTGGAGCAGCCCGACCACAACGTCGACGACCCCGACCACCCCTTCCGACCCTACGGCGCGACGTACGGCCACTCCCTCGAGTGGGCCCGGCTGCTGTGCGCCCTGCACGCGTCACCGCGCGTCGAGACCCCCGGCTGGGTGCTCGACTCGGCGGCGGCGCTGACGCGGACGGCGTTGTCCGCGTGGGGAGTCGACGGTCGGGAGGGACTGGTCTACACCGTCGACTGGCAGCGGCGCCCCGTGTCGACGGTGCGGCTGCACTGGCCGGTGTGCGAGGGCATCCAGGCCACGGCGGCGCTGCGGGCGCTCACCGGCGACGACGAGTGGGAGCGGTGGTACCGGCGTCTTTGGGACCACGCGGCACGGTTCTTCGTGGCCCCCGACGGCAGCTGGGTCAACGAGCTCGACGAGAACGGCGACGAGGGCTTCGCGGTGTGGCCGGGTCGACCAGACGTCTACCACGGGGCCGGCGCCTACCTCGCCCCGCTGCTGCCGGTGTGGCCGTTCATGACGGTGGCCGCGGCCGAGGGGGCGCTGACGCGCGACCAGAGCGCGACCCACCTGGCCGGCGAGGTGGGTCGGCCGGTGCGCTGA
- a CDS encoding ADP-dependent glucokinase/phosphofructokinase, which translates to MSTPVTAVAPVVSPHAGEVVLGFGAAIDREIVWDAVVLGDLARHHGVGPDDLTAVGPIRTERDLVASVLGYLARGAGGERHVEGAEVIGAFCERFDGETSLGGTCVRAASAMARVGVPATVHLSFVDDDVLALLPPGAAHLVGENDAEYHPHLIVQYPSGARVVTDRLDLFAPRANRIIYVNDPANERIALSDGLVGAVASAEVVLVSGLNALRTDEDLQPRLRHVEAALAHADTDALVMYEDAGFHEPHLAEVVRRRLVPLVDVYSLSDEELAEVLGRPVDLLDADDVLAAVTEVAGRLQVGALVVHSRRWALAVADDARAAAALRPALRAGVVLATARYAHGGAATPTDVAGIRTALDRLAARHDGTDDVVGRLQQLAGGLVAVVPVPLVDVPTATTVGLGDTFVGGFLSECARSPELRRVVSRRAVGPS; encoded by the coding sequence CGATAGACCGCGAGATCGTCTGGGATGCCGTGGTGCTGGGCGATCTCGCCCGGCACCACGGCGTCGGGCCGGACGACCTGACAGCGGTCGGGCCGATCCGTACCGAGCGTGACCTCGTCGCCTCGGTGCTGGGCTACCTCGCCCGCGGGGCCGGCGGCGAGCGCCACGTCGAGGGCGCCGAGGTCATCGGCGCGTTCTGCGAGCGGTTCGACGGCGAGACCTCGCTCGGCGGCACGTGCGTCCGGGCCGCATCGGCCATGGCGCGGGTGGGGGTACCGGCCACGGTGCACCTGTCGTTCGTCGACGACGACGTGCTCGCCCTGCTGCCCCCGGGCGCGGCGCACCTCGTCGGGGAGAACGACGCCGAGTACCACCCGCACCTCATCGTGCAGTACCCGAGCGGGGCCCGGGTCGTCACCGACCGCCTTGACCTCTTCGCCCCCCGGGCCAACCGGATCATCTACGTCAACGACCCCGCCAACGAGCGGATCGCCCTGTCGGATGGTCTCGTCGGCGCGGTGGCGTCGGCCGAGGTCGTGCTCGTGTCGGGCCTCAACGCCCTGCGCACCGACGAGGACCTCCAGCCCCGGCTCCGGCACGTCGAGGCGGCCCTGGCGCACGCCGACACGGACGCCCTCGTCATGTACGAGGACGCCGGCTTCCACGAGCCGCACCTCGCCGAGGTCGTTCGGCGCCGGCTCGTGCCGCTCGTCGACGTCTACAGCCTGAGCGACGAGGAGCTCGCGGAGGTGCTGGGCCGGCCCGTCGACCTGCTCGACGCCGACGACGTGCTGGCCGCGGTCACCGAGGTCGCGGGACGCCTGCAGGTGGGCGCCCTCGTCGTGCACTCGCGCCGCTGGGCCCTGGCCGTCGCGGACGACGCGAGGGCGGCGGCCGCCCTGCGGCCGGCCCTGCGGGCGGGTGTCGTGCTCGCGACGGCCCGCTACGCGCACGGGGGAGCGGCGACGCCGACGGACGTGGCCGGCATCCGGACCGCGCTCGACCGTCTGGCCGCTCGCCACGACGGAACCGACGACGTCGTAGGCCGGCTGCAGCAGCTGGCCGGCGGGCTGGTCGCGGTGGTGCCCGTCCCCCTCGTCGACGTGCCGACCGCGACGACCGTCGGGCTCGGGGACACCTTCGTCGGCGGCTTCCTCTCCGAGTGCGCGCGGTCGCCCGAGCTGCGACGCGTGGTGTCGCGGAGGGCGGTCGGTCCGTCGTGA